The uncultured Eubacteriales bacterium region CGCGCCCGACATAGTCGACGGAGCCACCGTAGGAGCTGCCCCCATGAATCCACCTGACTTCGTGCTGCTTATAGTCGCCGTACCAATATGCGTCACCGTATAGATTCTGGTTATAAATAACCCTGCGGGTCTCAAAGCAGCTTTTTTGTGGGCTGCGGTAGTCCTCCTTGTGGTAGTGATGATTCACTTGAAAACAGCGGATTACAAACCCGGTTTCACACCGCTGAAGAAGATACACCAGCTCCGGATCTGTGTAAAAGTTTCCGGCCCTCCCTACGGTCTTATAGGTGATACTATGTCCACAGTGCGGGCAGCGACCTGATTTGTTATGCCGTGGGTTTCTCAGCTGTACCTCGGTCTCGCACCATGTGCAATAGCCAGTCTTGGGACCGTTGCGCTTGTACACATAAAACATATAGTGCTGCGTAATCCCTACCTTGTCCACCCAGCGGCTCCAGTCCTTTGGCAGCGGCGGGATCTGCTCCATGGCCAAATCCCATGGCCCCGTCTCCTTCTTGTATCGCTGCTTTAGCTGCTCTTCCCGAACAGATAGCTGATACTCCAGAATCCCACGATAGCCCCCATGCGCACCGCCGAGGTATTGCTTGATGCTGTGGTGCCCCTCCTGATTAATCCACTTCTCTGTCTTTGACAAAGAGCAGTAGGCAGGCCACTGGAGCATATCCAACTTGGCCTCACTCCAGCGCTCCCCCTGAACATCGTAGGTAAGGAAATCCCCCGTTTCCCGGTTAATAAACAGCTCATATGCCGCCTTCCGGGAGCCCCCGCGCATTAAATGTGGAAGGAAAAAGGCAACCTTTAGGACTGTGCCCAGCTGCTGGCACCGCATATAGATACATATCTTATAGCTGTTCTCTGGGTTCGCTCCCCTATATCGCACGACCTTAACCGGCTTATCCTCCGCCGCCATCTGCATCATCTTTGGCGTTGCGTTCAGAGTCCTAAGTTCCCTCAGTTTTTCCTTTTTCATCAATCTGCCTCCTCCCGCTCTTTTCCCTGACAGTCGTAGTACACTCCGGGTTTCCGACCGGAGCCATCTACTTCCCAGAGGGCAATTTCTTCAATGCGCCTTGTAAGTGGATTCTCCTTGGCCAGCGCCAAGTAAGCGCCCTGGGGACCGGCAGCGGCTGGGTCTACTCCACGCACAATAGCGAATCCATTCTCCGCTGCGCCGCAATCCCGTATAACGTTCCCGTTCCACTCTCGGAACGGGTGTCGAACTATGTACAGCAACGCAGCCTCCAGAAAGTCCCGCAGACTCAACCGGCGGATCAACCGCATCTCCGTGCAGGAAATTTTGCTGTCGATGTCGTCCTCGTCGATATCTCCCCCAGCCTCAACTTCCCAGCATTCGGCCTCTGAGAAGTTCGGGTAGTAGGTAAGGCAATCTAGTGGATTCTCTGCACAGTGAAAGCCGTTGCTGCGGCAGTTCGCCTTTTCAGTCACGTTCATCGCGTCTGCCTTGAATTGGTATCCCCGGCAGATCAGCCCCGGATCAAACATTTTGTAAGCTATCAGTGACATCCTCACACCCCCTATAAAAAGTCGGCCAGATCTAACACCACTCGCGCCGAAGAGTGGGCGGGCGGCGTGACAGGAACGTCGCCGGAGACTGCCGCCAGCACCGCATATCGAATATCGTCCGCCCGGTTAAAACCAAAGTAGCCGTCGACTGCATCAAATGCGGGGTCTGCCCCTAGTACCGCCTTCTTGTTCACCATTCCCTCCTTAGCGACTTCCCAAATAGCGTCCATCGCCCCGCCCAGGCTCTTCCCATCCTCTGCTACCATTGTGGCGGCTGTTTCATCGGCACAGCGGGCAATGATATAGCGGCTTACGACGTCCATGTGAATATTTCCCGCGTTTCTCTGCATCTCCGCGTTAATCTTCTCAATGGCTTTTTCAATCACAAGATCATCTCCTAATCCATTTTTCTGTGCGTGAAATTCCTCATATCCAACCCACTCCGGGTTTTCAAATATCCTGCTCATATGGAGGCCCAGGGCGTACCGTTCCCGCTCTTTATCCCTGCGCAGCCAAGCGCAGCTACCGGTATACTCCAAAAGACGCCGGTACATGTCCCACTCCCTGTATTTTTCAATCAGTGCGCGGGACCGGTGCTCCCAGTCCTCTGAATCCAGCACTCCAAGGTCTGTCAGGACCCCTTCACAGTAAACTGACTCGTATTTTGGATATCCACTCCGCGTCGTTCCGATCACTCGACCTGTCTGTTTTGACCGCCCCACAAGGTAGTGCTGCCGAAGTTGTGCAAACTCAGCCCGCATTGCTAACTCTGGGCTCTCCTGGTCACCCAGGAACAGAAACAGGAAAAAGCAGTTTTTTCCTTTCATGATTTATGCCCTCGTGTCTCCGTTCTGCCGAGCAGCAGCGCTGTCGCAAATCTGTTTACCAAGCGCTGCCAGAGCTGAGGTCAACCGACCGCAAAGGTCCGGGTCGGAAGTTACCAGACGGTCGAGACAATCCTCCAAACCGGCGAGATCCTTTTGCACAGCAGAGAAGTATACCTTGTACTCGGTGGCGGCGGGATTGCTCACCAGCTTGAGCTGCTTTTCCAAGGCCTCGGATTTGGCGCGAGTGGCCTCCTGTTCGGCCCGGATGGTCTTCACCTGGGCCTCGGCGTCCGCCTTGGCCTTCTCGGCCTTTTCGA contains the following coding sequences:
- a CDS encoding conserved hypothetical protein (Evidence 4 : Homologs of previously reported genes of unknown function); protein product: MSLIAYKMFDPGLICRGYQFKADAMNVTEKANCRSNGFHCAENPLDCLTYYPNFSEAECWEVEAGGDIDEDDIDSKISCTEMRLIRRLSLRDFLEAALLYIVRHPFREWNGNVIRDCGAAENGFAIVRGVDPAAAGPQGAYLALAKENPLTRRIEEIALWEVDGSGRKPGVYYDCQGKEREEAD
- a CDS encoding hypothetical protein (Evidence 5 : No homology to any previously reported sequences) produces the protein MKGKNCFFLFLFLGDQESPELAMRAEFAQLRQHYLVGRSKQTGRVIGTTRSGYPKYESVYCEGVLTDLGVLDSEDWEHRSRALIEKYREWDMYRRLLEYTGSCAWLRRDKERERYALGLHMSRIFENPEWVGYEEFHAQKNGLGDDLVIEKAIEKINAEMQRNAGNIHMDVVSRYIIARCADETAATMVAEDGKSLGGAMDAIWEVAKEGMVNKKAVLGADPAFDAVDGYFGFNRADDIRYAVLAAVSGDVPVTPPAHSSARVVLDLADFL